A window from Canis lupus familiaris isolate Mischka breed German Shepherd chromosome 18, alternate assembly UU_Cfam_GSD_1.0, whole genome shotgun sequence encodes these proteins:
- the FEN1 gene encoding flap endonuclease 1: MGIQGLAKLIADVAPSAIRENDIKSYFGRKVAIDASMSIYQFLIAVRQGGDVLQNEEGETTSHLMGMFYRTIRMMENGIKPVYVFDGKPPQLKSGELAKRSERRAEAEKQLQQAQAAGAEEEVEKFTKRLVKVTKQHNDECKHLLSLMGIPYLDAPSEAEASCAALVKAGKVYAAATEDMDCLTFGSPVLMRHLTASEAKKLPIQEFHLNRILQELGLNQEQFVDLCILLGSDYCESIRGIGPKRAVDLIQKHKSIEEIVRRLDPNKYPVPENWLHKEAQQLFLEPEVLDPESVELKWSEPNEEELVKFMCGEKQFSEERIRSGVRRLSKSRQGSTQGRLDDFFKVTGSLSSAKRKEPEPKGSAKKKAKTGVAGKFKRGK, from the coding sequence ATGGGAATTCAAGGCCTGGCGAAACTGATTGCTGATGTGGCCCCCAGTGCCATCCGGGAGAATGACATCAAGAGCTACTTTGGCCGCAAGGTGGCTATTGATGCCTCTATGAGCATTTATCAGTTCCTGATTGCTGTTCGCCAGGGTGGGGATGTGCTGCAGAATGAGGAGGGTGAGACTACCAGTCACCTGATGGGCATGTTCTACCGCACCATCCGCATGATGGAGAATGGCATTAAGCCCGTGTATGTCTTTGATGGCAAGCCACCACAGCTCAAGTCAGGTGAGCTGGCCAAACGCAGTGAGCGGCGGGCTGAGGCAGAGAAGCAGCTGCAGCAGGCTCAGGCTGCTGGGGCCGAGGAGGAGGTGGAAAAGTTTACTAAGAGGCTGGTGAAAGTCACCAAGCAACACAACGATGAGTGCAAGCACCTACTGAGCCTCATGGGCATCCCCTACCTTGATGCGCCCAGTGAGGCTGAGGCTAGCTGTGCTGCCCTAGTGAAGGCTGGCAAAGTCTATGCTGCGGCCACTGAGGACATGGATTGCCTGACCTTCGGCAGCCCTGTGCTGATGCGGCACCTGACTGCCAGTGAGGCCAAGAAGCTGCCCATCCAGGAATTCCACCTGAACCGGATTCTGCAGGAGCTGGGCCTGAACCAGGAGCAATTTGTAGATCTGTGCATCCTGCTGGGCAGTGACTACTGTGAGAGCATTCGGGGCATTGGGCCCAAGCGGGCTGTGGACCTCATCCAGAAGCACAAGAGCATTGAGGAGATTGTGCGTCGACTTGACCCCAACAAGTACCCTGTGCCAGAAAATTGGCTCCACAAGGAGGCCCAGCAGCTCTTCCTGGAGCCCGAGGTGCTTGACCCAGAGTCTGTGGAGCTGAAGTGGAGTGAACCCAATGAAGAGGAGCTTGTCAAGTTCATGTGTGGGGAAAAGCAGTTCTCGGAGGAGCGAATCCGCAGTGGGGTCAGGCGGCTGAGCAAGAGCCGCCAAGGCAGCACCCAGGGCCGCCTGGATGATTTCTTCAAGGTGACTGGCTCTCTCTCTTCAGCTAAGCGCAAGGAGCCAGAGCCCAAGGGATCTGCTAAGAAGAAGGCAAAGACTGGGGTAGCAGGGAAGttcaaaaggggaaaataa